CGTCAGCAATGCGCCATGCGGTCGAGGCCGGGCGGCTGGCCTATGTGGCCGGGCGCATCCCGAAGAAGCTCTACGCCTCTGCCTCTACCCCCCTGGAAGGGATGCCCGAGCTTATTTAAACGCCGGCTTCCGGATTCCCGTCCGCCGTTTTCCCGTCTCGCAAACCGACAGCACTCTACCAACCATCTATCTATGTCACGCCTCAAAGATGATCCCCGCAGATGGGGGCTTTATGTTGTCACCGATCGCACGCAAACCGCGGGCAGGCCGCTCGAGGAGGTGACTCGCGCCGCCCTCGCAGGAGGAGCCAGGGTCTTTCAGCTGCGGGAAAAAGATCTCGAGGCCCGGGAGCTCACGGTACTGGCCGAACGACTTATCGGCGTCATCCGTCCCGCCGGAGGCCTGCTGCTGGTCAACGATCGCATCGATGTGGCCCTCGCTGTCGGAGCCGACGGGGCCCATCTGAGCCAGCGGAGCCTTCCACCGGCCGTCGCCCGTCGCCTGTTAGGCCAGGGACGGCTCCTCGGCGTTTCCTGTCACTCTCTTGCAGAGGCAGCGGAGGCTCAGGAGGGGGGGGCCGATTTTATCCTCTTGGGGCCGATCTTCTTTACGCCGTCTAAGGCATCCTCTGGTGCTTCGCTGGGCCTCGAAATCCTGAAGCAGGTTCGGTCTCATATCCATCTTCCCATTCTCGCCATCGGAGGCATCAACCGGACAAACCGGCAGGAGGTCCTTACCGCAGGGGCAGACGGGGTCGCGGTCATCTCCGCGGTCATGGCTGCGCCCGATGTTTCTGAGGCGGTGAGAGCCTTGCTACCCTAGCCGCATTCTTGACTCGGGAGCCTCAGCGCTCGGGTTCGGCTTGTCCCTCAGGGTCTTGCTGCGTGAGCCGCCGGCGCCACGCCGCCAGCCGCTGGCGTATCTCGGCTTCGTATCCCCGATCCGAGGGCTCGTAGTACGTGCGGCCTTTCAGCTCCGGAGGCAGGTGTTCTTGGTCCACAAGGGCATCGGGGTGGTCGTGCGCGTACCGGTAACCCACCCCAAAGCCCAGACCTTTCATGAGGGGAGTCGGCGCGTTGCGGAGATGGAGCGGCACCGGTGGAACGGGTCCCTCTTCCACATCCGTGCGAGCCTTTTCGAAGGCGCGATAGACGGCGTTCGACTTGGGCGCAGTGGCGAGGTAACAGGCGCACTGAGCCAGGGCGAGCTCGCCCTCGGGACTTCCCAGCATGTGGTATGCCTCCTTGGCCGCGACCGCCACCGAGAGGGCGGCCGGGTCGGCGGTGCCGATATCCTCCGAGGCGATGCGAATGAGTCGCCGGGCGATGTAGAGAGGGTCTTCGCCTGCGGTGAGCATCCGAGCCAACCAATAGAGGGCTGCGTCGGGGTCGCTGTCCCTCAGGCTTTTGTGGAGGGCGGAGGTGATGGCATAGTGTTCGTCTCCCGCCTTGTCGTAGAGCAGGCTTCGGCGCTGGGCTGCCTCCTCGAGGATGGTCAGGGTGATTTCACGCGTCCCGTCGGGGCGCCGGGGCGCGATCTGTGTGGCGAGCTCCAGCGTATTGAGGGCAATTCGGGCGTCGCCCGACGCCAGGCGGAGCAGATGGGGAAGGGCCTCCGGGTAGAGATGGGGCTTTTGGAGGCCGAGGCCC
The Candidatus Methylomirabilota bacterium genome window above contains:
- a CDS encoding replication-associated recombination protein A yields the protein MELFEQPKKSDRKRKAPLADRIRPRTVEEFVGQTHLLGEGRVLRLALDSGEVPSMILWGPPGTGKTTLAYLIAERTRAAFVPFSAVTAGIREIREVIKQAQWHEQQQGQRTILFIDEIHRFNKAQQDAFLPHVEKGVITLVGATTENPSFEVIAPLLSRVKVFRLDPLSEADLSVIIQRALEDPERGLGLQKPHLYPEALPHLLRLASGDARIALNTLELATQIAPRRPDGTREITLTILEEAAQRRSLLYDKAGDEHYAITSALHKSLRDSDPDAALYWLARMLTAGEDPLYIARRLIRIASEDIGTADPAALSVAVAAKEAYHMLGSPEGELALAQCACYLATAPKSNAVYRAFEKARTDVEEGPVPPVPLHLRNAPTPLMKGLGFGVGYRYAHDHPDALVDQEHLPPELKGRTYYEPSDRGYEAEIRQRLAAWRRRLTQQDPEGQAEPER
- the thiE gene encoding thiamine phosphate synthase; protein product: MSRLKDDPRRWGLYVVTDRTQTAGRPLEEVTRAALAGGARVFQLREKDLEARELTVLAERLIGVIRPAGGLLLVNDRIDVALAVGADGAHLSQRSLPPAVARRLLGQGRLLGVSCHSLAEAAEAQEGGADFILLGPIFFTPSKASSGASLGLEILKQVRSHIHLPILAIGGINRTNRQEVLTAGADGVAVISAVMAAPDVSEAVRALLP